The following are encoded together in the Flavihumibacter fluvii genome:
- a CDS encoding sugar phosphate nucleotidyltransferase produces MKAIIPVAGAGTKLRPHTYTQPKALIPLAGKTILSIIVDQLVDAGVHEFIFIIGYLGDKIQDFVKEKYPHLNTHFIQQNERLGLGHAVLLSRNIVQEDEMIIVLGDSICEYDVKAVLASEQSLLCVKRVDDPRDFGVAEINEEGIITKVVEKPQIPKSNMALVGIYRIRESPVLFECLENNLQHNITSYGEFNLTDAIECMIGKGALIRSYKVLNWFDCGKKESLLESNATLLRKMGQTIAADHQFENTIIVPPVSIAAGCDISNSIIGPNVAIGECVNIRDSIIKDSIIGAFSDLKDIVLTHSLIGSDTEVRGETRSLNIGDNTEIDLGKR; encoded by the coding sequence ATGAAAGCGATTATTCCCGTAGCCGGTGCCGGCACCAAGCTGCGACCACATACGTATACACAACCAAAGGCGCTGATCCCCTTAGCAGGGAAAACCATCCTGAGCATCATCGTCGACCAGCTGGTGGATGCAGGTGTCCATGAATTTATTTTTATCATTGGTTACCTGGGAGATAAGATCCAGGATTTCGTGAAGGAAAAATATCCCCACCTGAATACCCATTTCATCCAGCAAAATGAGCGGCTGGGGCTGGGGCATGCGGTACTTTTATCGCGCAATATTGTGCAGGAAGATGAAATGATCATTGTATTGGGTGACAGTATCTGTGAATATGATGTAAAGGCTGTATTGGCCAGTGAGCAATCATTGCTTTGTGTTAAGCGGGTAGATGACCCGCGCGATTTTGGCGTAGCCGAAATAAATGAAGAAGGTATCATTACCAAGGTGGTGGAGAAACCGCAGATCCCGAAATCCAATATGGCCCTGGTAGGCATTTATCGCATTCGGGAATCACCTGTTTTATTTGAATGCCTGGAAAACAATTTGCAGCATAATATTACTTCTTACGGCGAATTTAACCTTACCGATGCTATTGAATGCATGATTGGTAAGGGCGCTTTGATCAGGTCTTATAAAGTATTGAATTGGTTCGATTGTGGAAAAAAGGAATCACTTCTGGAAAGTAATGCGACCCTGTTGCGGAAAATGGGCCAGACCATTGCAGCAGATCACCAATTTGAAAATACCATCATCGTTCCTCCGGTGAGCATTGCTGCCGGATGCGATATATCAAATAGTATCATCGGACCGAATGTAGCCATCGGGGAATGCGTAAACATCCGGGATTCAATCATTAAAGATTCTATCATCGGGGCTTTTTCAGATCTGAAAGATATTGTACTGACCCATTCGCTGATCGGGTCCGATACTGAAGTTAGGGGCGAGACCAGGAGCCTGAATATCGGCGACAACACAGAGATCGATTTGGGCAAACGATAA
- a CDS encoding NAD(P)H-dependent flavin oxidoreductase encodes MSSYSNRVTALFGINYPIVQAGMVWASGWRLASAVSNAGGLGIIGAGSMYPDVLREHLRKCKAATSRPFGVNVPLLYPDMDKLMQVMLEESVKIIFTSAGNPKTWTGILKEQGITVVHVVSSSKFAKKAEDAGCDAVVAEGFEAGGHNGREETTSMVLIPAVSAAVQVPVIAAGGIATGRQMMAAMVLGAEGVQVGTRFVASVEASSHAAFKDRVIHSEEGDTQLSMKKLVPVRMIKNAFFKQVWDAEQRGAGEDELKQILGRARAKKGMFEGDLDEGELEIGQVSALVKEILPAEKIVRILWEEFLDATQHPFNIV; translated from the coding sequence ATGTCTTCCTATAGTAACCGGGTAACTGCTTTATTTGGCATCAATTATCCTATCGTGCAGGCCGGCATGGTCTGGGCCAGCGGTTGGCGTTTAGCCAGTGCTGTTAGTAATGCGGGCGGACTCGGAATAATCGGTGCCGGAAGCATGTACCCTGATGTGCTTCGCGAGCATTTGCGAAAATGTAAGGCGGCAACTTCGCGGCCTTTTGGGGTAAACGTTCCATTGTTATATCCCGATATGGACAAACTGATGCAGGTGATGCTGGAAGAAAGTGTAAAAATTATTTTCACTTCCGCAGGCAACCCAAAAACCTGGACAGGCATTTTAAAGGAGCAGGGAATTACGGTGGTGCATGTGGTGAGCAGCAGCAAGTTTGCGAAGAAGGCCGAAGATGCGGGATGTGATGCCGTGGTGGCGGAGGGGTTTGAGGCCGGCGGGCACAATGGCCGGGAAGAAACCACCAGTATGGTGCTGATTCCGGCTGTGTCTGCTGCAGTGCAGGTGCCGGTGATTGCAGCAGGCGGCATTGCCACCGGAAGGCAGATGATGGCCGCCATGGTCCTGGGGGCTGAAGGGGTCCAGGTGGGTACGCGGTTCGTGGCCAGTGTGGAAGCATCCAGTCATGCAGCTTTTAAGGATCGGGTGATACATTCCGAAGAAGGTGATACGCAATTGAGTATGAAGAAACTGGTACCGGTACGGATGATTAAAAATGCTTTTTTTAAACAGGTATGGGATGCCGAGCAGCGTGGTGCGGGTGAGGATGAACTGAAACAAATCCTGGGAAGGGCCAGGGCCAAAAAAGGCATGTTTGAAGGTGATCTCGATGAGGGAGAGCTTGAGATTGGCCAGGTGAGCGCCCTGGTAAAAGAAATTCTTCCCGCTGAGAAAATTGTCCGAATTTTATGGGAAGAGTTTCTGGATGCCACACAACATCCATTTAATATTGTATAA
- a CDS encoding carboxypeptidase-like regulatory domain-containing protein encodes MPNYRLFFTVLGFLAISKLAVASGGETVRKESDLYGYVVDAATRKPVAGVVVSASSSKNGISKEVATDADGFFKFRQLPAGEFSLQFDKKGYRNIRKEAVAVKEGIVTKLTIEFYSEKTGAESVAELDHPVLRLVDGIW; translated from the coding sequence ATGCCGAATTATCGTTTATTCTTTACAGTGCTGGGTTTCCTGGCAATTTCCAAATTGGCGGTTGCTTCCGGCGGCGAAACCGTTAGGAAGGAATCGGACTTGTATGGCTATGTTGTAGACGCCGCTACCCGCAAACCTGTGGCAGGAGTAGTGGTTTCTGCATCCTCTTCAAAAAATGGCATCAGTAAAGAAGTGGCTACAGATGCGGATGGTTTTTTTAAGTTCAGGCAATTGCCTGCGGGTGAATTCTCCCTGCAATTCGATAAAAAAGGCTACCGCAATATTCGCAAGGAAGCGGTAGCCGTGAAAGAAGGCATCGTTACCAAACTCACCATCGAATTTTATTCCGAAAAAACGGGCGCCGAATCAGTTGCCGAACTCGACCACCCGGTGCTTCGTTTGGTTGACGGGATTTGGTGA